In Eleutherodactylus coqui strain aEleCoq1 chromosome 4, aEleCoq1.hap1, whole genome shotgun sequence, the following are encoded in one genomic region:
- the LOC136625981 gene encoding lymphoid-specific helicase-like, with protein sequence MSKEDIISASKKCKQESEDDAASCKLTSEEIEKNGDSNSVIKDRLSQAVRQSAKHLLDPVRKVDGQPIPYQQPKQFTGGVMRWYQVEGMEWLRMLWENGINGILADEMGLGKTVQCIATIAMMIERGVPGPFFVCGPLSTLPNWMSEFKRFCPKIPVLLYHGTAALRHELVKKIGKREGTLQIHPVVITSFEIAMRDRQLLQHKSWKYMILDEGHRIKNMNCRLIRELKQFRSDNKLLLTGTPLQNNLAELWSLLNFLLPDVFDDLKSFESWFDITGLTQNAEDLVANEREQNILHMLHQILTPFLLRRLKSDVALEVPPKREVVVYAPLTKKQETFYTAIVNRTIEKMLGQDKSSENIVINSKGRTKRRSRKVINYNEQDTTDEIEKLINAMLQQPQQVEKERLESDVVMPVDAEVNLKMKNVMMLLRKCCNHPYLIEYPLDPVTQEFKIDEELINSSGKFLVLDRMLPEMKKRGHKILIFSQMTMMLDILIDYCYYRKYKFCRLDGSMSYTEREENMREFNTDPNVFIFLVSTRAGGLGINLTAADTVIIYDSDWNPQADLQAQDRCHRIGQTRPVVVYRLVTANTIDQKIVERAAAKRKLEKLVIHRNKFKGGQTGINQSKNCLDPKELLELLQSRDHEREVKGSNGKVISDKDLKLLLDRSDLIAQMKKNNLPSKGKNGAFSVVEDSEEIEV encoded by the exons ATGTCAAAAGaa GATATCATATCAGCATCCAAAAAGTGCAAGCAAGAGTCTGAG GATGATGCTGCTTCTTGCAAATTAACTAGTGAAGAAATAGAGAAAAATGGAGATTCCAACTCTGTTATTAAAGATCGACTGTCCCAAGCTGTAAGACAGAGTGCTAAACATCTTCTTGATCCTGTGAGGAAAGTGGATGGTCAACCAATTCCTTACCAGCAGCCAAAGCAGTTCACTGGTGGTGTGATGCGGTGGTACCAAGTAGAAGGCATGGAGTGGCTCAGG ATGCTGTGGGAAAATGGTATCAATGGCATATTGGCTGATGAAATGGGTCTAGGAAAGACTGTCCAGTGTATTGCTACCATAGCAATGATGATTGAAAGAGGTGTACCTGGGCCTTTCTTCGTTTGTGGCCCTTTATCAACTCTACCTAACTGGATGTCGGAATTTAAACGCTTTTGTCCCAag ATTCCTGTACTCCTGTATCATGGAACTGCAGCGTTACGCCATGAGCTGGTAAAGAAAATAGGCAAACGTGAAGGAACACTGCAAATTCATCCTGTTGTAATAACTTCATTTGAGATTGCAATGAGAGATCGTCAACTTTTGCAG CATAAGTCCTGGAAGTATATGATTTTGGATGAAGGGCATAGGATCAAAAACATGAACTGTCGCCTCATTAGGGAATTGAAGCAGTTTAGGTCTGACAACAAGCTACTTCTCACCGGAACACCACTGCAAAATAATTTGGCAGAACTGTGGTCTCTGCTGAACTTCCTGTTACCAGATGTTTTTGATGATCTCAAAAG TTTTGAGTCCTGGTTTGATATTACTGGCCTAACGCAGAATGCTGAAGACCTTGTGGCCAACGAAAGAGAACAGAATATTTTACATATGTTGCACCAG ATTCTCACCCCTTTTCTGTTGAGAAGACTGAAAAGTGATGTAGCATTAGAGGTCCCTCCAAAGAGGGAGGTTGTCGTTTATGCACCACTCACAAAAAAACAAGAGACTTTCTACACAGCCATAGTAAACCGGACCATTGAGAAAATGCTGGGACAGGATAAG TCCTCAGAAAACATAGTCATTAATTCCAAAGGAAGAACGAAAAGGAGAAGCCGTAAAGTAATTAATTACAATGAACAGGATACTACGGATGAAATTGAAAAACTTATTAATGCCATGCTGCAACAACCACAACAAGTAGAAAAAGAAAG ACTTGAAAGTGATGTGGTCATGCCAGTGGATGCAGAGGTAAACCTCAAAATGAAGAACGTTATGATGCTGCTCCGAAAGTGCTGTAACCATCCTTATTTGATTGAATATCCCCTTGATCCAGTGACTCAAGAGTTTAAg ATAGATGAAGAACTGATAAACAGTTCAGGGAAGTTTTTAGTCCTAGATCGTATGCTGCCAGAGATGAAGAAAAGAGGGCACAAG ATATTGATCTTTTCCCAGATGACAATGATGTTGGATATATTAATAgactactgctactacagaaagtATAAGTTTTGCAGGTTGGATGGATCAATGTCCTATACAGAAAGAGAAGAAAAT ATGAGAGAATTTAATACAGACCCTAATGTTTTCATTTTCCTGGTTAGCACACGTGCAGGAGGCCTGGGAATCAATTTGACAGCAGCAGATACAGTTATAATTTATGACAGTGATTGG AATCCACAGGCAGATCTGCAGGCTCAGGACAGATGTCACCGCATTGGTCAGACAAGGCCAGTTGTCGTCTACCGTTTAGTGACTGCTAATACCATTGATCAAAAAATTGTAGAAAGAGCTGCTGCTAAAAGGAAACTAGAAAAACTGGTGATTCACAGAA ataAATTTAAAGGTGGACAAACTGGGATTAATCAGTCTAAAAACTGTCTGGACCCCAAGGAGTTGCTTGAATTACTTCAGTCCCGGGATCATGAAAG AGAAGTAAAAGGATCAAATGGAAAAGTCATTAGTGACAAAGACCTGAAGCTACTGCTTGACAGAAGTGATCTCATTG CACAAATGAAGAAAAATAATCTACCATCTAAAGGAAAGAATGGCGCATTTTCAGTTGTTGAAGACTCAGAAGAAATTGAAGTGTGA